In Petrotoga miotherma DSM 10691, one DNA window encodes the following:
- the clpP gene encoding ATP-dependent Clp endopeptidase proteolytic subunit ClpP: protein MAIPMPVVIETEGRYERAYDIYSRLLKDRIVFLGTPINDDVANLIVAQLLFLESQDPDKDIFLYINSPGGSVTAGLGIYDTMQYVKPDISTICIGQAASMGAVLLAAGTKGKRYSLPYSRIMIHQPWGGAEGTAMDIQIHAREILRLKDDLNNILSKHTGQSLEKIEKDTERDFFMNAQEALNYGLIDKVITTKSEATKENNKK, encoded by the coding sequence ATGGCAATACCTATGCCGGTAGTTATAGAAACTGAAGGAAGATACGAAAGGGCTTATGATATCTATTCTAGATTGTTGAAAGATAGAATAGTTTTTTTAGGAACACCGATAAACGATGATGTAGCTAATCTAATAGTTGCCCAGTTACTCTTTTTAGAATCTCAAGATCCAGACAAAGATATTTTTTTATACATAAACTCTCCTGGAGGTTCTGTAACCGCAGGATTAGGCATATACGATACAATGCAGTATGTTAAACCGGATATTTCAACTATATGTATAGGTCAGGCTGCTTCTATGGGAGCTGTTTTGTTGGCCGCTGGGACAAAAGGTAAAAGGTATTCTTTACCTTATTCAAGAATAATGATACATCAACCATGGGGTGGCGCCGAAGGAACAGCGATGGATATACAAATCCACGCTAGAGAAATTTTAAGATTAAAAGATGACCTAAACAACATACTTAGTAAACATACTGGACAATCTTTAGAAAAAATAGAAAAAGATACCGAGAGAGACTTTTTTATGAACGCGCAAGAAGCTTTAAACTATGGTCTTATAGATAAAGTAATAACAACGAAGAGTGAAGCCACTAAAGAAAACAACAAAAAATAA